TTCCTCAGCCTCGGGGACGAGTTGCCCGCGGCAGCGGCGGAAGAAGACCACCAGGTCGAGGTACCGGGCGGGCACATAACCGTGCGCACCTACCGCCCCGATCTCCCCGGGGCCCTGCCCGCCCACGTGTACTTCCACGGAGGCGGCTTCTGGCTGGGGACCCTCGACCACTTCGACAGCAGCTGCCGGGCCACCGCAATCGAAGCGGGCTGCGTGGTGGCGTCGGTCGACTACCGCCTGGCCCCGGAGCACAGGTACCCGACCGCCCCGGAAGACTGCTACGCCGCCCTCCGGTGGGTGGTCGACAACGCCGCATCGCTCGGCGTCGATCCGGGTCGGGTCTCCGTCGGGGGAGGCAGCGCCGGCGGGAACCTCGCCGCCGTCGTGGCGCTCATGGCCCGGGACCGGGGCGGCCCGCAGATCGTGTTCCAGCTCCT
This genomic stretch from Acidimicrobiales bacterium harbors:
- a CDS encoding alpha/beta hydrolase: MPLDPRLQPVIDAMAAGQAEQVDLPVAELRARAHKGMESMFLSLGDELPAAAAEEDHQVEVPGGHITVRTYRPDLPGALPAHVYFHGGGFWLGTLDHFDSSCRATAIEAGCVVASVDYRLAPEHRYPTAPEDCYAALRWVVDNAASLGVDPGRVSVGGGSAGGNLAAVVALMARDRGGPQIVFQLLEIPVTDFTLSQPSMTENSGYMLTEEGIEQCRSFYLPDEGRATEA